The proteins below are encoded in one region of Pseudomonadota bacterium:
- a CDS encoding ribbon-helix-helix domain-containing protein, with product MPAMVRKQVYLTAELDERLRREAARQRRSEAEILREALAVRLGVSGKDRVDASGDSLWQLVGIGATDSTNLSGSVDDVLYGRSKMR from the coding sequence ATGCCAGCGATGGTCCGCAAGCAGGTGTACTTGACCGCCGAGCTGGATGAGCGCCTCAGGCGCGAGGCGGCCCGGCAACGACGTTCCGAGGCCGAGATCCTGCGTGAGGCCCTGGCGGTGCGCCTGGGCGTGAGCGGCAAAGACCGCGTCGACGCTTCGGGCGATTCGCTGTGGCAGCTCGTCGGAATAGGCGCGACGGACAGTACCAATCTGTCCGGGAGCGTCGATGACGTCCTCTACGGGCGCTCGAAGATGCGATGA
- a CDS encoding PIN domain-containing protein → MKSAFVDTSAFIALVDPKDCNHTAAKGALRAFATAKTPLVTSTDVADEVITLVRRRMGHRTAVRAGEALLRSRWCRLLDVDSATREAAWGIFVRYKDHLFSFTDCTSFALMRALNTTEAFTFDKTDFSAAGFVVVPAC, encoded by the coding sequence ATGAAATCCGCGTTTGTCGACACGAGTGCGTTCATCGCGCTCGTGGACCCGAAGGATTGCAACCACACGGCGGCCAAGGGTGCGCTCCGCGCTTTTGCGACGGCGAAGACGCCCCTGGTAACGTCAACCGACGTGGCCGACGAGGTCATTACGTTGGTGCGCAGGCGCATGGGCCACAGGACGGCCGTCAGAGCCGGTGAAGCACTGCTCCGTTCGCGTTGGTGTCGCCTGCTTGATGTCGACTCGGCAACCCGCGAAGCGGCGTGGGGCATCTTTGTGCGCTACAAGGACCATCTGTTCTCCTTCACCGACTGCACCTCGTTCGCACTGATGCGCGCGTTGAATACAACCGAAGCCTTCACCTTCGACAAAACAGACTTCTCGGCCGCCGGTTTCGTCGTGGTGCCCGCTTGCTAG
- a CDS encoding 2,3,4,5-tetrahydropyridine-2,6-dicarboxylate N-succinyltransferase, with translation MNDQPPERALIEQAYATRELLERPGHRRAVARVIEQLDRGELRVASPPGEPGGEWITHAWIKQAVLLYFATQGMQVIECGPFEYHDKIPLKRGLDRARVRVVPPGTIRYGAHVEPGAVLMPGYVNIGAYVGARSMVDTWATVGSCAQIGCDVHLSGGVGIGGVLEPLTRTPVIIEDGAFIGSRAVVVEGVRVGSEAVLGANVVLTASTVVLDVTGPEPLEMRGYVPERSVVIPGMRTKRFSAGDYQIPCALIIGKRSEHTDRKVSLNNALREHGLAT, from the coding sequence ATGAACGACCAACCACCCGAGCGTGCGCTGATCGAGCAAGCCTACGCGACGCGCGAGCTGCTCGAGAGGCCCGGCCACCGGCGCGCTGTGGCACGGGTTATCGAGCAGCTGGACCGCGGCGAGCTAAGGGTAGCGAGCCCGCCCGGCGAGCCCGGCGGCGAGTGGATCACGCACGCCTGGATCAAGCAGGCCGTGCTCCTGTATTTCGCAACCCAGGGCATGCAAGTCATCGAGTGCGGGCCCTTCGAGTACCACGACAAGATCCCGCTCAAGCGAGGTCTTGATCGCGCTCGCGTTCGCGTGGTGCCACCGGGAACGATTCGATACGGCGCGCACGTGGAGCCTGGCGCGGTGCTCATGCCCGGCTACGTCAACATCGGCGCGTACGTGGGGGCGCGCAGCATGGTGGACACCTGGGCCACCGTGGGCTCCTGCGCGCAGATCGGGTGCGATGTCCATTTATCGGGGGGGGTCGGCATCGGCGGCGTGCTCGAGCCGTTGACCCGAACGCCGGTGATCATCGAGGATGGCGCGTTCATCGGCTCGCGTGCCGTGGTCGTCGAGGGCGTTCGAGTCGGGAGCGAGGCCGTGCTGGGCGCGAATGTGGTGCTCACAGCTTCGACAGTCGTCTTGGACGTCACGGGCCCCGAACCGCTGGAGATGCGAGGCTATGTACCGGAGCGCTCCGTGGTGATTCCGGGTATGCGAACCAAGCGCTTCAGCGCCGGAGACTATCAAATTCCCTGCGCACTGATCATCGGCAAACGATCGGAGCATACCGATCGCAAGGTCTCGCTCAACAACGCGCTTCGCGAGCACGGACTCGCCACGTGA
- the dapE gene encoding succinyl-diaminopimelate desuccinylase has translation MSTSTTSDEGLASALCTTLLDLTRIASPIGEEMALCDHVQAHLLEHLPAGAVQRHGHSLVVHAVRRPGKPRIALVGHLDVVRTEHDGPARVEGSRLFGPGAADMKSGLAVMLELIERIDLASLPCDLMLVFYEGEEGPYEENALGELLLRFEDLSRIDLALCLEPSDNKLQLGCMGSVHVTLRFEGRTAHSARPWQGENAILKAADVLLELRDRAPRDVVVDGCVFREVVSPTLASAGRSHNIVPDLFEVNLNYRFAPGRTPAQVVSEIEHFVGQRAKVEPTDLSPACRPHRDHFLVKHLAQCGVRATEVKQAWTDVARFDQIGVAAVNFGPGTQAQAHQRNEYTELAPLEEGYRVLEQFLKTIPEQ, from the coding sequence GTGAGCACGTCGACGACGAGCGACGAGGGCCTGGCTTCGGCCCTGTGCACGACGCTGCTTGATCTGACCCGCATTGCGAGCCCGATCGGCGAAGAGATGGCGCTGTGCGACCACGTGCAGGCGCACCTGCTCGAGCACCTGCCTGCCGGGGCCGTGCAGCGCCATGGGCACAGCCTGGTAGTGCATGCGGTGCGCCGGCCCGGCAAGCCCCGAATTGCGCTCGTGGGGCATCTGGATGTGGTGCGCACCGAGCACGACGGGCCGGCCAGGGTGGAAGGTTCGCGCCTCTTTGGGCCGGGAGCGGCCGACATGAAATCCGGGCTGGCCGTGATGCTCGAGCTGATCGAGCGGATCGACCTCGCGTCGTTACCCTGCGATCTCATGTTGGTGTTTTACGAGGGCGAGGAAGGACCTTACGAGGAGAACGCGCTCGGGGAGCTTCTCCTTCGTTTCGAGGACCTGAGCCGGATCGATCTGGCCCTGTGTCTGGAGCCGAGCGACAACAAGCTCCAGCTCGGCTGCATGGGTTCCGTGCACGTGACCTTGCGCTTCGAAGGACGCACGGCGCACAGCGCACGGCCGTGGCAAGGGGAAAACGCCATCCTCAAGGCGGCGGACGTGCTGCTCGAGCTTCGAGATCGGGCTCCGCGCGACGTGGTCGTCGACGGCTGCGTCTTCCGAGAGGTGGTGTCACCGACCCTCGCGAGCGCCGGCCGAAGCCACAACATCGTTCCCGACTTGTTCGAGGTCAATCTCAACTACCGCTTTGCTCCGGGACGCACGCCGGCCCAGGTGGTCAGCGAGATCGAGCATTTCGTTGGGCAGCGGGCCAAGGTGGAGCCGACCGATCTGTCACCGGCTTGCAGGCCGCACAGGGACCACTTTCTGGTCAAACACCTGGCGCAGTGCGGCGTGCGTGCCACCGAGGTCAAGCAGGCATGGACCGACGTGGCGCGGTTCGATCAGATCGGCGTGGCCGCGGTCAACTTCGGCCCGGGCACGCAGGCGCAGGCACACCAACGCAACGAATACACCGAGCTCGCGCCGCTCGAAGAAGGCTACCGCGTGCTGGAGCAATTCTTGAAAACGATTCCAGAGCAGTAG